The stretch of DNA CATTTTTTTAGTAGATATATTCTTTGACACCTTAGTGACTCCAGAGTATTTCCATAAACTCCGATCATTTGAATCAATTATAGACTAATATCTACTTTGGTACATTGAATCTTAGTAGATACATGATGTCAAGAGTTGCACAAactatttatattatgttacaAATTAATGCAAAAAAAGTAGCTTTGAGGTTTCGAAAGAACACTCTTGAGATATACGAAAATACTGAAagatttttctctcttttcaattaatatatatgcaTACACTACTCAAGAActgagaagaaaagaaaaagaaataaataaggattTTATTTATGTACTAAAAAGCTAAAGACAattctattataaaatttaacctTTTCTTTAATCATATTTTCTTCCATGTTGGGACTGTTACTGTAATCCTATATATATTTCAATGTTACTCCTATGTATGAACACTTTGTTATGAACAAAAGGAAGGATAATGTCACCCTGTCAGAAGAGCTGAAGTCAGAAGTTAATTCAGTTCGAATGTCGATAATGGAGTCCATTGTTGGTCGCAATGTATAGTCAGTCAAGTACCCTTTGTAGAAGCGAATGTTACTCTATTCCAATTATCCTTGTGTCATTTGTCTGTAAAACACATTGAATTAAACAATTACAACTTTGAATTCACTCGTAAATAGAAGTTAGAGACAATGTTTTCAGAAGAAATTGCATACAACACTAAAACTCTGTATTGATTagtttatttgagtttatctactgACATAATCACCTGTGATATTGTCTCTTTTTGAATAAACAACTTATCATATAAGTGCTtatatatatgtcattttttttttttttgaataagttgttttcataaaatatcttGAGAGCTTGATAGAGCTTATGATAGAGCAATTTCGCAAATGTTTATGTTAGTATATAAGTTCAAAAATAAGACAAGCcaaaaatgctttgatagagcTTATGAAAACTTATATGAAACTAAATTGGATTTATGTGAATATGTGGTTTTTTAAAAGTaggaaaaaatataataactatgaaaaaaaaaagttatatgatGTTATAGTACAGTATAAAATGAAGATGTATAGTAAGATTGTTTCACTAAATTTGGTGCATGTAACATCACTtcgaaataaaaatattacctCTTCCCAACCTTGATTTACGGGTAGATTGCCGCCACACATTACTTTCATTCCAATGTAACATCtcatcatttttatttgtttgaatcATAGTTGGTACTGATTCTTCCACAAATTCACCATAATTTCTATGGCCCTGTAAAaatagtcaaagaaaataagaTGCAACCTAATAAATATGTTGATCAATATCATGATTTCGAATACAAACTAATACTCAGTCTAAACAACATTACACTAAATAAGATTTTGTCACATCAATTTGATGAACTAATGATACTTTGACATCAAAATAGTCTAAAAGTTACTATTCACAAAGACCAAATGAATAATTGGACTCAAATGGTTAATGAACttcagttaaaaataaatagttagggAGAATCCGTCTTTGAATTCTTACTAGAACAATCCTTAACTAGGTTTTACTTATCTCTCGACCATACTCCGGATCACCAAGGTCTCTTTNNNNNNNNNNNNNNNNNNNNNNNNNNNNNNNNNNNNNNNNNNNNNNNNNNNNNNNNNNNNNNNNNNNNNNNNNNNNNNNNNNNNNNNNNNNNNNNNNNNNNNNNNNNNNNNNNNNNNNNNNNNNNNNNNNNNNNNNNNNNNNNNNNNNNNNNNNNNNNNNNNNNNNNNNNNNCTTTCCCTTATGAACCAGAgggttagtaaaaaaaatttgtcatcTGGTGACTGAAAAATACCATATGAGAATCATATGTCGCTAATCTTTTGAGAATGAAATGAGAGAATCACtcttttattaacaaaataactaCACAATCACTAATgcatcaaaattattaaaacatgTGTTTGAGCATATATTCACACGAGGACTTCGAACTTACTTGTGCATTTATTGGACCATCTGTTTTATCTGTGAGATCAAAATCCATGTAATAATTGGAATGGTAAATATCAGCTACATCAAACGATTGTTGACCATTACGACCCTGGTGCCTTTGAAATACATGCTTCGATGTCTCGTCCCCCCCATAGCTTGTGTTGTAATTATGTTTTCTTTTCGAAACTTCTATCCCGTGTTTCGTTAAATCGTAAGTGCCTTTTGCAAAGGTTGGATCCATTGCACTTACTTTGCTTCTTGAACCATCTGATAATATGGATGAAGTATTTCGTCTATTCGCCCATGTAAAGCCGCTAGATCCTGTGACTGGTGCCGGTCCCGAGTATGCGCTATAGCCATTGTAACCACCATTGACCATTTGTGCAGCCTCTGCTTTTgtatcatataattttttatgttgctCTTTGTGTATAGCTCCTACTTTTCCCTTTGTATGATATGCTTTACCATCGCCGTTATCTCTACAAGCATTTTGAGAAATATTCTGCATTTCCTTCACATAAAGGAAAGAGAAGTAAATAAAAAGTACTTAATTTCTTCAAGCAATGTAGCATTGTGTTGTTGTCAATCACAAATCCCAGAAAATagcagtttgttcaaattcaaCTACTCTATAGTTCTATAGCACCGTTATAGCCTCTATTTGAGAACACTTTGCACTAAATAGTGTATTACAAAACAATAGAGACTTATTCAGATTTCGCTAAACTATAGTGCCGCTACTATAGCTGGTATTTGACAACACTAAGTAAAGAATACCTCTTTCAAAGCTGGTTTGTTTACACTTTTAGGATCCTGAAGAACTTTGTGGACCCGTCTTTGCCTTCCTGATGTTACAGCATCCCGCTCTCGCACTTTACCTCCGATCTTTTTCCTGAGGGTGAGATATAGACTTTAGACACCAAAATTGGAAATTAAGTACATAGTTTCATTCAGAAAAATCATAAGAAGattatgaatatataatttCAACCAGGCTATCTGTCTTCAACATTTGATTACTACAAATACCCAAATTACAAACTGATTAATGTTTCGATTGAATATTCAAAATCATAAgattatgaatatatatatatgtaagtgTATGTGAATGTCAACCGGTAATTAGGCCATGGCTGAAGATAATACAACCTTAAACTTCATTCATatgaataacatataataataagaattaGATTGCGAATAGTGAAAAATagtagtttgttcaaattccgttATGCAACAATGTTATAGCCCCGCTACAACCCTTATTTGACAACAACTTGTATAGTGTATCGCGAAACAATAAcaatttcttcaaattctgCAACGCCATAGCACTACAAAGCCTCTATAGGCGCTATTTAACAACATTTCTAAAAGTGTGGTATACTAATATTTTCTACGAAAGGAAAATATCTTAATAGTTTACCTGTTCATAGCTTCACGGTTTTTAGCATCCATTTCTTTGCTTGGTTGATACTTTGGCAAGAGTGATGGAGAACAGGCATATGGCGCGGTGTTGAAATACTATAAAAGGCACacaatgaaataataaaatcagAATCAACGGTGAGCAAACATCATAAAAAAGACATATAACATTCAGAAAAACAAGCACAGTACTCAAGCAGCACAAAGTTATCTCATGCAAACAAAAGGAAGAACAGCATTTAAGTATCGTATTGAAATTGGGAGAAAAGTAGAATGCACACAGAATTCACCTCGGACATAAGTGCCGAGGAGGCAGTACCACGTTTAGAAGGATCGATGGACAGTAAGGTCTCAAGTAGGTTCACAGCAGTTGGAGGAAAATCTTTACACCTCTCCCAAAGCGAGCTTTCGTAACTAGTCTGAGGCTTAAACATTGTTGCAAGCGGAAGCTTAGTCTTTTTCCAATACTCTTCAGGTGGAGACCCGCAAAGCTTAAAAGTTTTGTGCAATTGTTCCACCTGTAGATTAAACAAGAATATGCAATGAACTATGAAACCAAAGTTTTAGTATTACTTTGAAGAATGAACTAATAGATGCATTATATGTAGTGTCGTCAATCGCAAATTGTGGAAAATAGCAGTTTTGTTCAAATTATGCTACACAACTGTGTTATAGCATTGCTATAACCGCTATTTGAtaacattttgtactaaatagcataTTGCAAAACAACGACGATTTGTTCAATTCTACTAAACTATTGCATTATAGGGTCACTATAGCCGCAATTTAACAACACCGactattttatttctcaagtaTTACTTATTTAAGAGGATTGCGTACGATAAATATGAGGGTGAGTAATGTATTACCTCGGTTCTCCCTTTAAGGATGGGTTTACCCATAAAAAGTTCGGCAAACACACACCCAACACTCCATAGATCCACTGAAACTCCATAGGTTGTCGATCCCATCAAAAGCTCGGGAGGACGATACCATAGAGTCACCACACGACTCGTTAAAGGGTGCTTGCTATTTGGACTTACGGTATTCGCTAATCCAAAATCTCCTATCTTGAGAACTCCTTCATTGTTAACTAATATATTCGATACTTTAATGTCTCGATGCATGATACCTCGTAAGTGACACTGCTCAAGTCCACTCAATAACTGTCTCATGTAACATTTTATCTGTTGACGAGAATATGAAACAACAATTAATGTGATACCTATTAATGTATAAAACTAACCTATAACTAAGGAACGCGCCAAAATTATCACAAAGGAAATGACGACAAACCTGCGAGTCTGTGAACTTGATATCAGGGTTAGATACTAAGCCAGCAAGATCATGCTccatgtattcaaatacaaggtATATAGTATTTGATAGTTGTGAAGTGATTATACCCTCTAATTTCATGATGTTAGGGTGGTCAAGCGTGCGGAGAATTATTATCTCTCGTGCCATGAACCTAATGCTCTCGGGTTGAAGTGTGTCAAACCGCACCTTCTTCAAGGCAACCATCCTCCCTGTCTCGACTTCGCGTGCTTGGAAAACACTGCTATATGTACCTTGTCCAATCTACAGAAACATgaaaaatacattgattaatGTTGAACAAATGATGGCATTGAGGCCAAAAAATCCTAGCATAGGTGAGTAAATTAAATTACAGAACATGCAATTTATCAAGATGAAACATTGTAGCAACGatccacaaaaatttatttgaattaaaaaaatacaatcaccataccataaataaaaaatgcatttttaaaagCCAATCATTCATGTGGATgcatttaatttaaaacaacaTAGAGAGTATAGATTGAATAGAAAATAAACTAAACCCCAAAGGGTTATTCTAATATTGCAGCTTCGAACCCCCCCTAGTGACTAGTCTTTTTGTAAGAGTAAGTTAATCCTTCACAAATGCTATCACAGCCTAAAGGTTTTTTTTCTCTGCCTTGGATTCGGGTAGGGACAACTACCCTCTCATCCTAATTTCTTTTCAATAAAAACATAGGAATCcatgattttaaataaaggCTTGCAACGTCTGTAAGGCCGATCTCAACTGGAAAATGTtgatattgttaaattgaaCATCATATCCCAAGTTCAAACCCCGGCCCACGCAGTTGTGTGTACGATTTTTAGGTGGTATTTACCACTCCGCCTAcagaacaaataaaataaaggtcTGCAACCGCAATCTAGACCACGAAATGGTTT from Cicer arietinum cultivar CDC Frontier isolate Library 1 chromosome 3, Cicar.CDCFrontier_v2.0, whole genome shotgun sequence encodes:
- the LOC101496721 gene encoding cyclin-dependent kinase C-2 C isoform X1, with amino-acid sequence MGCVNSKKTVADGAVTPLGPYVHSSSRKRNNGGGGSGRSMAVENSCSSYSSRKGDCGAQQCDLKSEEWKRGSLNMRIGFSHRFVEGEQIAAGWPSWLTSVAAEAIHGLVPLKTDSFEKLDKIGQGTYSSVFQAREVETGRMVALKKVRFDTLQPESIRFMAREIIILRTLDHPNIMKLEGIITSQLSNTIYLVFEYMEHDLAGLVSNPDIKFTDSQIKCYMRQLLSGLEQCHLRGIMHRDIKVSNILVNNEGVLKIGDFGLANTVSPNSKHPLTSRVVTLWYRPPELLMGSTTYGVSVDLWSVGCVFAELFMGKPILKGRTEVEQLHKTFKLCGSPPEEYWKKTKLPLATMFKPQTSYESSLWERCKDFPPTAVNLLETLLSIDPSKRGTASSALMSEYFNTAPYACSPSLLPKYQPSKEMDAKNREAMNRKKIGGKVRERDAVTSGRQRRVHKVLQDPKSVNKPALKEEMQNISQNACRDNGDGKAYHTKGKVGAIHKEQHKKLYDTKAEAAQMVNGGYNGYSAYSGPAPVTGSSGFTWANRRNTSSILSDGSRSKVSAMDPTFAKGTYDLTKHGIEVSKRKHNYNTSYGGDETSKHVFQRHQGRNGQQSFDVADIYHSNYYMDFDLTDKTDGPINAQGHRNYGEFVEESVPTMIQTNKNDEMLHWNESNVWRQSTRKSRLGRDK
- the LOC101496721 gene encoding cyclin-dependent kinase C-2 C isoform X2 → MGCVNSKKTVADGAVTPLGPYVHSSSRKRNNGGGGSGRSMAVENSCSSYSSRKGDCGAQQCDLKSEEWKRGSLNMRIGFSHRFVEGEQIAAGWPSWLTSVAAEAIHGLVPLKTDSFEKLDKIGQGTYSSVFQAREVETGRMVALKKVRFDTLQPESIRFMAREIIILRTLDHPNIMKLEGIITSQLSNTIYLVFEYMEHDLAGLVSNPDIKFTDSQIKCYMRQLLSGLEQCHLRGIMHRDIKVSNILVNNEGVLKIGDFGLANTVSPNSKHPLTSRVVTLWYRPPELLMGSTTYGVSVDLWSVGCVFAELFMGKPILKGRTEVEQLHKTFKLCGSPPEEYWKKTKLPLATMFKPQTSYESSLWERCKDFPPTAVNLLETLLSIDPSKRGTASSALMSEYFNTAPYACSPSLLPKYQPSKEMDAKNREAMNRKKIGGKVRERDAVTSGRQRRVHKVLQDPKSVNKPALKENISQNACRDNGDGKAYHTKGKVGAIHKEQHKKLYDTKAEAAQMVNGGYNGYSAYSGPAPVTGSSGFTWANRRNTSSILSDGSRSKVSAMDPTFAKGTYDLTKHGIEVSKRKHNYNTSYGGDETSKHVFQRHQGRNGQQSFDVADIYHSNYYMDFDLTDKTDGPINAQGHRNYGEFVEESVPTMIQTNKNDEMLHWNESNVWRQSTRKSRLGRDK